The following is a genomic window from Pseudomonas sp. FP2335.
CGCATCTGCAAGCGGCTTTGCAGGGTGAACTGGCCAGACGCGATGGACGACTGGCCCACACTGGCCATGCGTCCGATGCGCTCGATCAGGTCGGGGGTGTGCTGGGTGGAAATCTGCATCAGCAGGTAGGTTTCCAGCCATGGGTCGAGGATCAGGCCGGTGTCCAGGGTCACCTGTTCGCGCAGGGTTTGCATCGCAGTCAGGGCTGCGGTGAAGCGATCATAGCCGTCCGGCCACCAGCCCACGGTACGCAAGGCTTGGGAATCCATACCCTTGACCGTGGCCTGCAACGCCTCGAAGCGCGTCAGGATATCGGCGCTGGCATGCTGGGCCTTGAGCGCCTCGCCGAGGGTTTGCAGGCTTTGCAGCAGCACCGGGAAGTTGGCATCGACCTTGTCCATCGCCGCCTTCGCCGCCGGCGTGGGGGCGTGCAGGATGTCGGCGGCTTTCCAGCGTGCGGCCAGGTTGCGCTGGGCGGTCAACTGGGCGTCCAGCGCGTCCATCGCCAGCAGTTGGCGCACGCCGGACTGCTCGCTGGAGATCACAGTCAATTTGGCGCGGTAGTCCTGCCCGATCATCCACAGGCTGCCGGCCAGGGGCAGCATGAACAGGAAGAACAGGATCTGGAACTTGCGCGCGAAACCAAAACGGCCGAGTAGGCGGATACCGGGTGATAAAAAGCTGTGCATGTCCGACCACTCCCTAAAACGACCCACGCGGTGCACCGCACGGTGAAGCCTTGAAATGACTAACGGCAAAACGCCATGTCATTGATTAAATTGGCTCAAGCAAGATACGGGCCGTAGGGTGGGAGGCTTGAGTTACGCGGGGTGGCACACAAAAAGCGCACGCCACTTGCCCTGAAATGGGGCAAAAGCACTCAGTACCGCTCACAGGCGTAACCATTGGTACAAAACAACGGATCTGGAGCGGGCCCTGGTACCAGTCAGTCAAGGGCGAACGCTGTGCTTGTGGAGAGGGTGCAAGCGGCCTCGCCACATTTTGTTTTCACTCGCCTTTCAACAATGCGGTGATCCAGCTGACGTGCCGCGCAAGCGCTTGCAACTTGTCCTCAAGCCCCGCCTGGCGCGCCTGTTCAAGGCTGGCCAAGGTCTTTTGTTTCTCGCGCAGCGTACGTTGCCACTTGGCCAAAAACACCGGGCTGCGGGCCTGCAAGTGCAACGGGCCGAAGTATAGTTGCTCGGCGCTGTAGCGCACGGGCTCGCCGCGCTCGGCGACGATGATTTCGTAGTAGAAGCGGTTCTCGTGCAGCAGCTCCTCGTGAAGGATGGCGTAGCCGTTGTCCATCAACCATTGGCGTAACGGTTGCTCACCGCCGTTGGGTTGCAGGATCAGCCGCTCGCGGCCGTTCAGGTGCGCCTTGCCGCTGGCGAGAATGTCGCGGATGGTTTCGCCGCCCATGCCGCACAGGCTGATCGCGGTGATGCCGTCTTGCGGCTCGATGGCCGCCAAGCCTTTGGCCAGGCGCACGCTGACCTGTTGTTCCAGACCGTTGTCACGCACGGTGCGCTGCGCCGCGTGAAAGGGCGTAGCCGCCACCTCGCCCGCCACCGCCGCGGTGATTGCGCCACGACGTAACAACGCCACCGGCAGGTAAGCGTGGTCGGAGCCGATATCG
Proteins encoded in this region:
- a CDS encoding tRNA (adenine(22)-N(1))-methyltransferase TrmK: MNEHTLSMRLERVAANVPAGARLADIGSDHAYLPVALLRRGAITAAVAGEVAATPFHAAQRTVRDNGLEQQVSVRLAKGLAAIEPQDGITAISLCGMGGETIRDILASGKAHLNGRERLILQPNGGEQPLRQWLMDNGYAILHEELLHENRFYYEIIVAERGEPVRYSAEQLYFGPLHLQARSPVFLAKWQRTLREKQKTLASLEQARQAGLEDKLQALARHVSWITALLKGE